One stretch of Pontiella desulfatans DNA includes these proteins:
- a CDS encoding shikimate kinase, with protein sequence MKNIVLVGFMGSGKTTVGKLIAEKTGMPLLDMDSMIEERAGKSINEIFADDGEARFREYERELAKELAAMEGQIISTGGGIVLNPENIADFEKTGLVVCLLADAETVLDRVKHDTSRPLLAGDKEAKILQILETRKPLYESIKHRIDTSGRPSPAPTAQEIIDLYETNKS encoded by the coding sequence ATGAAAAACATTGTTTTGGTTGGTTTCATGGGTAGCGGAAAGACGACGGTCGGCAAACTGATTGCCGAAAAGACCGGCATGCCGCTGCTGGACATGGACTCGATGATCGAGGAACGCGCCGGCAAGAGCATCAACGAAATCTTCGCCGACGACGGCGAAGCGCGTTTCCGCGAATATGAGCGGGAGCTGGCCAAGGAGCTCGCGGCGATGGAAGGGCAGATCATCTCCACGGGTGGCGGCATTGTGCTGAATCCTGAAAACATAGCCGATTTCGAGAAGACCGGCCTGGTGGTTTGCCTGCTGGCCGATGCCGAAACCGTGCTCGACCGTGTGAAGCACGATACCTCCCGCCCCTTGCTCGCCGGCGACAAGGAAGCGAAGATTCTACAGATCCTCGAAACCCGCAAGCCGCTCTACGAATCCATCAAGCACCGCATCGATACGAGCGGCCGGCCGTCGCCCGCGCCCACCGCGCAGGAAATAATCGATCTGTACGAAACAAACAAATCTTGA
- a CDS encoding glycerophosphodiester phosphodiesterase — MMRTLPAFAFFALSVAIFAEKPMIVAHRGASREAPENTIPAFELAWKQGADAIEGDFHLTQDGHIVCIHDKDTKRIAGKQLIIAESRLADLQQLDVGIHKGKAYAGTTIPTIEQVFDTVPPNKTIYIEVKCGTAIVPALVEAIKHANIKPEQVVVISFDKNVIKAIKTAAPRLKASWLCGFKQSKSGSVSPSFDHVLATLEQIGADGLSAGKDHLGEPLVSRIQAEGYEFHVWTVDNPEAARNFLDWGAKSITTNVPGRMKQALAGNP, encoded by the coding sequence ATGATGCGGACTCTACCAGCCTTTGCCTTTTTCGCCCTGTCTGTCGCCATCTTTGCGGAGAAACCCATGATTGTTGCCCACCGCGGTGCGTCCAGGGAGGCACCTGAAAACACGATTCCGGCCTTTGAACTGGCCTGGAAGCAAGGCGCCGACGCCATCGAAGGCGACTTCCACCTCACCCAGGACGGCCATATTGTCTGCATCCACGACAAAGACACCAAACGAATTGCGGGCAAACAGCTCATCATCGCCGAAAGCCGGCTCGCGGATCTTCAGCAACTGGATGTGGGCATCCACAAGGGAAAGGCCTATGCCGGCACCACGATCCCCACCATCGAACAAGTGTTCGACACCGTTCCCCCCAATAAAACCATCTATATCGAGGTCAAATGCGGCACCGCCATTGTCCCGGCGCTGGTGGAGGCCATCAAGCACGCCAACATCAAACCAGAGCAAGTGGTTGTTATTTCCTTCGATAAAAACGTGATCAAGGCCATCAAAACCGCGGCACCCCGGCTCAAGGCATCGTGGCTATGCGGCTTCAAACAAAGTAAAAGCGGCTCCGTCTCCCCATCGTTCGACCACGTGCTGGCCACCCTGGAGCAGATCGGGGCGGACGGCCTCAGCGCAGGAAAAGACCATCTCGGGGAACCCCTCGTTTCGCGCATCCAGGCTGAAGGGTACGAATTCCACGTCTGGACGGTGGACAACCCCGAAGCCGCCCGGAACTTCCTGGACTGGGGCGCAAAATCCATCACCACCAACGTTCCGGGGAGAATGAAGCAAGCCCTTGCCGGGAATCCTTGA
- a CDS encoding serine/threonine protein kinase has product MNAGFENLTPDRILDAIEMGMDCQLTGLTAPLPSYINRVYELQTVEGERLVAKFYRPGRWGRAALQDEHDFVLDCAADEIPVVAPLELATGTTIGEYEGILYSVFPKKSGREMELHEDEGWLRLGRLVGRIHLAGAQRDAGNRLRMHPETTTLPEIDLLLSGGFMSPHQAGRFRDVTNRIVEIAIREFDGIELQRIHGDCHRANILERPDEGLMVIDFDDMVMGPAVQDIWLLLPGHANTTRHEINLILEGYEQFMEFDDRQLRLIELLRAMRIIYFLSWCSTQVDDFKFQSNFPDWGSEMFWQRELADLEHQYHAILNDERLKSGGNFC; this is encoded by the coding sequence ATGAATGCGGGATTCGAGAACCTAACCCCCGACCGCATTCTCGATGCCATCGAGATGGGCATGGACTGCCAGCTCACCGGGCTGACGGCCCCCTTGCCCAGCTACATCAACCGGGTGTACGAACTCCAGACGGTGGAAGGGGAGCGGTTGGTCGCAAAGTTTTACCGGCCCGGGCGCTGGGGGCGCGCCGCGTTGCAGGATGAGCACGACTTTGTGCTCGATTGCGCCGCGGATGAGATCCCCGTGGTTGCCCCGCTGGAGCTGGCGACCGGCACGACCATCGGGGAGTACGAAGGCATTCTCTATTCCGTCTTTCCCAAGAAGTCCGGACGAGAGATGGAACTCCACGAAGACGAGGGCTGGTTGCGGCTCGGGCGGCTCGTCGGGCGCATCCACCTCGCCGGGGCGCAACGCGATGCGGGAAACCGGCTCCGGATGCATCCCGAAACCACCACGTTGCCCGAAATCGACCTGTTGCTTTCCGGCGGTTTCATGTCGCCGCACCAGGCTGGCCGCTTCCGGGATGTCACGAACCGCATTGTCGAAATCGCCATCCGCGAGTTCGATGGCATCGAGCTCCAGCGGATCCATGGCGACTGCCACCGCGCCAACATTCTGGAACGGCCCGACGAGGGGCTGATGGTGATCGATTTCGACGACATGGTCATGGGCCCCGCCGTGCAGGATATCTGGCTCTTGCTGCCTGGCCATGCGAACACGACCCGCCATGAAATCAACCTGATTCTTGAAGGCTATGAGCAGTTCATGGAGTTCGACGACCGGCAACTCAGGCTGATCGAGCTCCTGCGGGCGATGCGTATTATCTACTTCTTGTCCTGGTGCAGCACGCAGGTGGACGATTTCAAGTTCCAGTCCAACTTCCCGGACTGGGGAAGCGAAATGTTCTGGCAGCGGGAGCTCGCCGACCTCGAGCACCAATACCACGCCATCCTCAACGACGAACGGTTGAAGAGCGGCGGCAATTTTTGTTAG
- a CDS encoding HAD family hydrolase, translating to MTLSDRYIFCDIDGTLLHAKGAGRLAFGAAFEQAYGVPVDLAHINFAGATDIRVVEQLIRENGLEPDPARMARFFELLPGHLDRNMAEFPPTVFPGVVHFLERVSAHWKLALVSGNIRKTAYLKLRHGGLEGFFTDIGGFGDDDGDRNRMAALALERAGNPEGSFLLGDTPSDIEAARSNGMVSVAVCNGQFDRATLEAEHPDMIVDSFEDAEHLFRALDV from the coding sequence ATGACGCTTTCCGACCGCTATATATTCTGCGACATCGACGGTACGTTGCTGCATGCCAAAGGGGCCGGGCGCCTGGCGTTCGGTGCTGCCTTCGAGCAGGCCTACGGCGTACCCGTCGATCTGGCGCACATCAATTTTGCCGGAGCCACGGATATTCGCGTGGTCGAGCAGCTTATCCGCGAAAACGGACTTGAGCCCGACCCGGCCCGGATGGCCCGCTTTTTCGAGCTGCTGCCCGGGCATCTCGACCGCAACATGGCGGAGTTCCCGCCCACGGTTTTCCCGGGGGTGGTGCACTTCCTCGAGCGGGTTTCCGCGCACTGGAAGCTTGCCCTGGTGTCCGGGAATATCCGGAAAACCGCCTACCTCAAGCTAAGGCATGGCGGACTGGAAGGCTTCTTCACCGATATCGGAGGTTTCGGCGACGACGACGGCGACCGCAACCGCATGGCGGCACTGGCGCTGGAGCGGGCCGGCAATCCGGAAGGATCCTTCCTGTTGGGCGACACCCCGTCCGATATCGAAGCCGCCCGGAGCAATGGTATGGTATCCGTTGCCGTTTGCAACGGCCAGTTCGACCGCGCCACGCTGGAGGCGGAACATCCCGACATGATCGTGGATTCGTTCGAGGATGCCGAACATTTGTTCCGGGCATTGGACGTATGA
- a CDS encoding CpXC domain-containing protein, with protein MSISRTVNITCPSCGTPQDVVLYDAVNVQTDPQLKEALMQNQLNRVECPDCDLGFRVDLPVLYSDPKNNILIHWIPESDETSREQILEEFDRSMERMNSMMPADADIPGVRLVLSRVELVELVFLIEAGLNQRVVEYVKYSIYTRNLEKIDPHKYRLLLNVQDSTDEEFCFVMQDADSQVLGEILRYGRAAYDSMCELYDECPDEFMDMFPGPCISARNLLLEEELED; from the coding sequence ATGAGTATTAGCAGAACGGTTAACATCACTTGCCCCTCTTGTGGAACCCCCCAGGATGTGGTGCTATACGACGCGGTTAATGTGCAAACCGACCCCCAGCTGAAGGAGGCCTTGATGCAAAACCAGCTCAACCGGGTGGAATGCCCCGATTGCGACCTGGGTTTCCGCGTTGACCTGCCGGTGCTCTACAGCGATCCGAAAAACAACATCCTGATCCACTGGATCCCGGAAAGCGATGAAACCTCCCGTGAGCAGATTCTCGAGGAGTTCGACCGGTCGATGGAGCGGATGAACAGCATGATGCCTGCCGATGCGGACATCCCCGGCGTGCGTCTCGTATTGTCGCGCGTCGAATTGGTGGAGCTGGTTTTCCTGATCGAGGCGGGGTTGAACCAGCGCGTGGTGGAATACGTCAAATACAGCATCTATACCCGCAACCTGGAAAAGATCGATCCGCATAAATACCGGTTGCTGCTCAACGTGCAGGATTCGACCGACGAAGAATTCTGTTTTGTGATGCAGGATGCGGACAGCCAGGTGCTCGGGGAAATCCTGCGCTACGGTCGCGCGGCCTACGACTCGATGTGCGAGCTGTACGATGAGTGTCCGGACGAGTTCATGGATATGTTCCCCGGCCCCTGCATCAGCGCCCGCAACCTCTTGCTGGAGGAAGAGCTGGAGGATTGA
- a CDS encoding tetratricopeptide repeat protein, with product MSEEKKEQNDFLSGHEELLNSIKKKPEPETVEAPAVEPVAEEPVVEEPAPVEEATTPEPEPVVEEVEETIEEPEPVEEEPEPVGEEPAVVVQDPIDDIPEVVEVKPAKLPPKKKEPATPAEAKKQKHENLKNAEVQEVLKVFQKYAKPVATAIVAVCAVVLFNSFMKNSRMKKEYAADAALLAAKSATDYQAILDDYGKTPSAPLAMMGLAQEKFNAGQLDEAASLYGKFTKNYPKHEMAAQAEFNQITCKEAKGELGEASILYGDFKTKHEGSHLAPVALLGKARCYELLDNHAEAKIVFEEVMVFYPDSAWAQIAEAQLGVVESKLK from the coding sequence ATGAGCGAAGAAAAAAAAGAACAAAACGATTTCCTGAGCGGGCACGAAGAGCTGCTTAACTCCATTAAAAAGAAGCCCGAACCGGAAACGGTGGAAGCGCCTGCGGTAGAACCCGTGGCCGAAGAACCGGTCGTTGAAGAGCCTGCCCCGGTGGAAGAAGCCACGACTCCCGAACCGGAACCCGTTGTGGAAGAGGTTGAAGAAACCATCGAAGAGCCCGAGCCCGTTGAGGAAGAGCCCGAGCCCGTTGGGGAAGAGCCGGCCGTGGTCGTCCAGGACCCGATCGACGACATACCGGAAGTGGTTGAAGTTAAGCCGGCCAAACTCCCCCCGAAGAAAAAAGAGCCCGCCACCCCCGCCGAGGCCAAGAAGCAAAAGCACGAGAACCTTAAGAACGCCGAAGTCCAGGAAGTCCTGAAGGTGTTCCAGAAATATGCAAAGCCCGTCGCCACGGCCATCGTTGCCGTTTGCGCCGTTGTCCTGTTCAACAGCTTCATGAAGAACAGCCGCATGAAGAAGGAATATGCTGCGGATGCGGCACTGCTGGCCGCAAAAAGCGCCACCGACTACCAGGCCATTCTGGACGACTACGGCAAAACCCCCTCCGCCCCGTTGGCGATGATGGGCCTCGCCCAGGAAAAATTCAACGCCGGCCAGCTCGACGAAGCCGCCAGCCTGTATGGAAAATTCACGAAGAACTATCCCAAGCACGAAATGGCCGCCCAGGCCGAGTTCAACCAGATCACCTGCAAGGAAGCCAAGGGAGAGCTAGGCGAGGCCTCGATCCTCTACGGCGACTTCAAGACCAAGCACGAAGGTTCGCACCTCGCACCGGTTGCCCTGCTCGGCAAGGCACGTTGCTATGAGTTGCTCGACAACCATGCCGAGGCCAAGATTGTGTTCGAAGAAGTGATGGTCTTCTATCCGGACAGCGCGTGGGCGCAGATCGCCGAAGCGCAGTTGGGCGTGGTTGAAAGCAAGTTGAAATAG
- a CDS encoding tetratricopeptide repeat protein: MRAFGWKLCICILGVGLVLTAGCLAGNAGPSLEELQSKAADGDAEAQYELGKKYIYGEEVPQDDGQAFHWFMKSAEQGDADAQCALGEMYWKGNGVPKDEKKGFEWIEKAARQGDANAQYVLGHLFRIGDGVAQDYTQTVQWWTKAAEQDHAAAQRSLGWMYFEDNGIPQDYAQAVKWGEMAAEQGLADAQCFLGLLYFEGKGVPRDYEQSLRLWTLAAEQEHTVAQRNLFLMYSEGIGIDRDTEQAVAWLAKAAGNGDALAQYAFGSMCCEGKDVPKDPKKGLEWIEKAACQGNAEAQYGLGDLFREGNDWIDRDYAKAQKWYAKAAEQGHSLAQCNLGLMFVYGRGIPKDIGRGMKLLETSAEQGDANAQYYLGELYRKGKDIPQDYKLAAEWYAKAAEQGYAHAPCKLGWMYREGDGVRQNYKQAVKWYTLGAGQGCTSSFSNLGWLHLTGNGVHQDYGQAAKWYGKAAEQGHAYAQSQLGTMFMAGKGVPQNSIEAYAWALLAAPNGYPDLKEALAEKLTTDQITAGELRARELAKELKK; the protein is encoded by the coding sequence ATGAGGGCATTTGGTTGGAAATTGTGCATATGCATTTTGGGAGTCGGTTTGGTGCTGACGGCTGGATGTTTGGCCGGGAATGCCGGGCCTTCATTGGAGGAGTTGCAGTCGAAGGCTGCGGATGGTGATGCCGAAGCCCAGTATGAACTGGGCAAGAAATACATCTATGGAGAGGAGGTTCCGCAGGATGATGGGCAGGCGTTCCATTGGTTTATGAAGTCTGCGGAGCAAGGGGATGCCGATGCTCAATGCGCACTTGGGGAAATGTACTGGAAAGGCAACGGGGTGCCCAAAGATGAAAAGAAAGGATTTGAGTGGATTGAAAAAGCCGCCCGTCAAGGGGACGCGAATGCGCAATATGTGTTGGGGCATTTGTTCCGGATAGGAGACGGGGTTGCACAGGACTATACGCAAACGGTGCAGTGGTGGACAAAGGCGGCGGAGCAGGATCATGCCGCGGCCCAACGCTCTCTGGGTTGGATGTACTTTGAAGATAATGGCATCCCGCAAGACTATGCGCAGGCGGTCAAATGGGGAGAAATGGCGGCGGAGCAAGGTCTTGCAGACGCGCAGTGTTTTTTAGGTTTATTATATTTCGAAGGCAAAGGTGTGCCCCGGGATTATGAACAATCGCTCAGATTGTGGACACTGGCGGCGGAACAGGAGCATACGGTTGCCCAGCGCAATCTCTTCTTGATGTACTCCGAAGGCATTGGTATCGACCGGGACACTGAACAAGCAGTCGCATGGCTTGCAAAAGCCGCCGGGAATGGGGATGCCCTGGCTCAATACGCGTTCGGTTCAATGTGCTGCGAGGGAAAAGACGTGCCCAAAGACCCCAAGAAGGGTTTGGAGTGGATTGAGAAAGCGGCCTGTCAGGGGAATGCGGAGGCGCAATATGGGTTGGGGGATTTGTTTCGGGAAGGTAACGACTGGATTGATCGTGACTATGCGAAGGCGCAGAAGTGGTATGCCAAGGCTGCGGAACAAGGCCATTCCCTGGCTCAGTGCAACCTTGGTCTGATGTTTGTCTATGGTAGGGGAATTCCCAAGGATATCGGGCGGGGCATGAAGTTGCTTGAAACGTCGGCGGAGCAAGGAGATGCCAACGCGCAATATTACCTGGGTGAATTATACAGAAAAGGTAAAGACATTCCACAAGACTACAAGTTGGCGGCCGAGTGGTATGCCAAAGCTGCGGAGCAAGGGTATGCGCATGCGCCATGCAAGCTGGGCTGGATGTACCGCGAGGGCGATGGTGTCCGCCAGAACTACAAGCAGGCGGTCAAGTGGTATACCCTGGGAGCGGGACAAGGGTGCACGTCATCTTTCAGCAACCTCGGCTGGTTACACCTTACAGGCAATGGTGTTCACCAGGACTACGGGCAGGCGGCCAAATGGTATGGCAAGGCTGCAGAGCAAGGTCATGCCTATGCCCAGAGCCAACTCGGCACAATGTTCATGGCTGGAAAAGGCGTTCCCCAGAATTCCATTGAAGCGTATGCATGGGCTCTCCTTGCGGCACCGAATGGCTACCCGGACTTAAAAGAGGCATTGGCTGAAAAACTAACCACCGACCAGATCACTGCAGGCGAGTTGCGAGCCCGGGAGTTGGCGAAGGAGCTGAAGAAATGA